AATTCTTCGAAATCGAGGGCGGGCTGAGTGTCCCTGATGCGTCCGCCCGGCTCGATGAGTGTTTCGGAGGCGCCGGGCGAGATTTCAACGAATTTTTCGCCGATCAGCCCCTTGGTCTTGATGGAAACGATGGCGTCGTCCTGCACAGCCAACCCCTTCGGCAATTGCATGACGACGCAGGCGAAGTAGTCCTCCAGTGCAATGGATTTCACACGGCCTACCTCCACGCCGCTGATCGTCACCGCCGCGCCGGTCTTGAGCCCGCCTGTATTGGTGAAACAGGCCTCGATTTCATAGCCTGATCCGCCTGTGATTTCCATCCGTGCCAATCGAACCGACAAATAGGCGAGGCAGATGATCCCCGCGATGACAAATAATCCAACCGTGAACTCCAGATCAAATTTTTTCATGCCTTATCCTGATGCTGCCGCACCTGAACCCGATGGACCCAGGAAAGGTATCCACGAACCGGGTAAAAAGCTCACAGCAAGTGCCAATTCGTTTCCGTCCGGGCTTGGGCCGATTCAGGAGCCCTCGCTCCCTGTGGGAGTATCCTCCACCCCCTCCAGGCTGTGACCGACAAACGCCTGCACCAGCGGATCCCCTGATTCCATGAAATCCTTGGGCCGGCCCTCGAGTTTTATCCTTCCCTCGTGAAGCATGACGACCTTGTCGACGATCGCGAATACCCTCGGGACGGCGTGGGTCACGATGATGCCGGTAAAATGAAGCCGCTTCCGGCACGCATCGATCAGGCGGATGATATTCAATCCCGTGACCGGATCCAGACCCGTGGTCGGTTCATCGAACAGCATGATCTCCGGATCGGTGACCAGGGCCCGCGCAAGGGCCGCGCGCTTGGCCATCCCGCCGCTGATCTGGGAGGGGAACTTGTTCTCCGCACCGGCGAGCCCGACGTTCTCGAGTTCTTCCAACACCCGCGCCTCGACCCGCTTCTCGCTCAGGCGGAACTTCTCCTTGAGGGGGAAGGCAACGTTCTCGTAAACCGTCATGGAGTCGAAAAGGGCGCCGCCCTGGAAAAGGAAGCCCAGGCGGGCCCTCAGCGCGATCCGTTCCTTGCCCTTCAGCGCCGCCATGTTCTTGCCGTCGACCGAAACAGCTCCGCGGTCGGGCTTCAGCAGGCCTGCCACATGCTTGATCAAGACGCTCTTTCCGGACCCGCTGCCCCCGATCAAGGCCACGACCTCGCCCTTGCGGATCTCCAGATCGATCCCCTTCAGAACGGCATGCCCATCGAAGGACTTATGTAAATTTTCGATCCTGATCATCCTTTA
The DNA window shown above is from Desulfatiglans anilini DSM 4660 and carries:
- the mlaD gene encoding outer membrane lipid asymmetry maintenance protein MlaD, which encodes MKKFDLEFTVGLFVIAGIICLAYLSVRLARMEITGGSGYEIEACFTNTGGLKTGAAVTISGVEVGRVKSIALEDYFACVVMQLPKGLAVQDDAIVSIKTKGLIGEKFVEISPGASETLIEPGGRIRDTQPALDFEELISNFVFGKV
- a CDS encoding ABC transporter ATP-binding protein yields the protein MIRIENLHKSFDGHAVLKGIDLEIRKGEVVALIGGSGSGKSVLIKHVAGLLKPDRGAVSVDGKNMAALKGKERIALRARLGFLFQGGALFDSMTVYENVAFPLKEKFRLSEKRVEARVLEELENVGLAGAENKFPSQISGGMAKRAALARALVTDPEIMLFDEPTTGLDPVTGLNIIRLIDACRKRLHFTGIIVTHAVPRVFAIVDKVVMLHEGRIKLEGRPKDFMESGDPLVQAFVGHSLEGVEDTPTGSEGS